A portion of the Sulfuriferula sp. AH1 genome contains these proteins:
- a CDS encoding histone deacetylase family protein: MQTAFISHPACLEHDMGTGHPESPARLTAIEDQLIASGVFPFLQLHDAPRAERVQLMRVHSEDYIRSIEAAAPQQGLINLDPDTAMNPHTLEAALRAAGAVVLATDLVMSGQVENAFCNIRPPGHHATRNQAMGFCIFNNVAVGVAHAMSQYDLTRVAIVDFDVHHGNGTEDIFRDDVRVMLCSTFQHPFYPYCGADSGNDHIVNVPLAAYTGSKGFRDAVNLFVLPKLEAFKPEMIFISAGFDAHREDDMASLALVDADYSWITQQVKMVAAKYAQKRIVSSLEGGYALHALGRSATAHIRELCDL; encoded by the coding sequence GTGCAAACTGCATTTATCTCTCATCCTGCTTGTCTGGAACACGACATGGGCACAGGCCATCCAGAATCTCCTGCCCGGTTGACCGCTATTGAAGACCAACTTATTGCGTCAGGGGTTTTCCCTTTTCTCCAGCTCCATGATGCGCCGCGCGCAGAGCGTGTGCAATTAATGCGTGTGCACTCCGAAGATTATATTCGCAGTATAGAAGCGGCTGCACCGCAGCAAGGTCTGATCAACCTTGACCCGGATACTGCAATGAATCCCCATACGCTCGAAGCTGCCTTGCGTGCCGCTGGAGCGGTGGTACTGGCGACCGACCTGGTCATGTCCGGCCAGGTTGAGAATGCCTTCTGCAATATACGCCCGCCAGGGCATCATGCAACCCGCAATCAAGCCATGGGGTTCTGCATATTCAACAATGTGGCCGTCGGCGTTGCGCATGCCATGTCGCAGTACGACTTGACGCGTGTTGCCATCGTGGATTTTGATGTACATCACGGCAATGGGACCGAAGATATTTTCAGGGACGATGTGCGGGTGATGCTGTGCTCGACCTTCCAGCATCCTTTTTACCCGTATTGCGGTGCCGATAGCGGCAATGACCATATCGTCAATGTGCCGCTGGCAGCGTACACCGGAAGCAAGGGTTTCCGTGATGCGGTGAATTTATTTGTATTGCCGAAACTGGAAGCGTTCAAGCCGGAAATGATCTTTATCTCGGCCGGATTCGATGCGCACCGTGAAGACGATATGGCGAGCCTCGCTCTGGTTGATGCCGATTACAGCTGGATAACACAGCAAGTCAAAATGGTGGCGGCCAAGTATGCACAAAAGCGCATCGTTTCCAGCCTCGAGGGCGGTTATGCCTTGCATGCGCTAGGTAGAAGCGCTACGGCTCACATTCGTGAGTTATGCGATTTATAA